From Peromyscus eremicus chromosome 3, PerEre_H2_v1, whole genome shotgun sequence, one genomic window encodes:
- the LOC131907453 gene encoding torsin-1A-interacting protein 2-like → MFSDNSHCPDCGQQWFPSLELGHWLYQTELVENECYQVFLDHINRADYCPECYPDNPANRSLVLPWSFPLEWAPQNLTRWTFEKACHPFLLGLPLVRKKIHDSRVAGFNPALQLILTRTDKTLNKKLGQSK, encoded by the coding sequence ATGTTCTCCGATAACTCCcactgccctgactgtgggcagcaGTGGTTCCCTAGTTTAGAACTAGGGCATTGGTTATACCAAACTGAACTTGTTGAGAATGAATGTTACCAGGTGTTCTTAGACCATATTAACCGAGCTGATTATTGTCCTGAATGCTATCCTGACAATCCTGCTAATAGAAGCCTTGTTCTGCCTTGGTCTTTCCCACTTGAGTGGGCACCTCAAAATCTCACCAGGTGGACCTTTGAGAAAGCTTGCCACCCATTTCTTCTGGGTCTGCCACTGGTTAGAAAAAAGATACATGACTCCAGAGTAGCTGGTTTTAATCCTGCATTACAGTTAATCTTGACCAGAACAGACAAAACCTTAAACAAGAAACTTGGCCAAAGCAAGTGA